The sequence CTTTTTGCTGTCGGGGACGACGATCAGAACATCTATGCCTTTTCCGGGGCGTCGATCCGCTACATTCGTCAGTTTGAACAGGATTACCGGGCGAAGCCGGAATACCTGGTCGAGAACTACCGGTCGACCCGGCATATCATCGAAGCGTCGAATATCGTGATCTCCAGGGCCGCAGGCCGGATGAAGCTGGGCCATGATATCACGATCGACCGCAAGCGCCGTCGTGACCCGGGAGGTGGCGTGATGGCACAACCCGATCCGGTCGGGCAGGGGCGTGTTCAACTGCTGCATTGCCCGCCGGGTGACCGGGCGCAGGCTGTAGCAGCGATCGGCGAGTTGCAGCGTCTGGCCGCGCTGGAAGAGGGGTGGAACTGGTCGCGCACGGCGATCATCGCGCGCAACTGGCGGCAGCTGGTCCCGGGGCGCGCCTATGCCGAGGCGCAGGGCATCCCGGTCGAAATGGCCAATGAAAACACGCCGAGTCTCTGGCGCATGCGAGAAATGCGCCTGTTCATCGAGGCGATTTGTCGTGACCGGACCCGCCTGCTGAACGTGACCGATCTGTTGGAGATTGCGAATACACTGCCGCGCAACCGTTGGTCTGATCTGGTGGCCGAGGGCATTGCCGCGCTCGCGCAGGAGATCGGAGTGGGCGCGGCATCGGTTCCCGGCCTGATCGAATGGTTTGGCGAATGGGCGCGCGATGCGCGAGGCGAACAGCGCGGGCTGCTTTTGATGACGGCACACCGCGCCAAGGGTCTCGAATTCGATGATGTGGTGATCCTGAACGGCGGATGGGACCACCCATCAGATAACGAGGATGTCGACGCGCCCCGACGGCTTTTTTATGTTGCGATGACCCGCGCCCGCCGTAGCCTTGCTGTGATGACGCAAGGCGGGCATGCCTTTGTTCCTGCCAATGGGGTCAACATCCTGCGGCGCGAAGCAGCGGTTCTGGACCTGCGCGATCTGCCGCCGGAACGGCACTATATCCTGCCCGAGCTTGGACAGGTGTTCATTGATTGGGCCGGGCGATTGCCTGCGCGCGACCGCAGTGTCCAAGCGATCGAGCAAGTGCAGGTCGGTGCCCCTGTGACCATCTCGCAAATGCACGGGCGCTGGTTTGTGACGGACAGACAGGGGCGGCGATTGTCTGCAATGCGGGGTGATTGGGCTGTGCCATCAGGACGACGGATCGTTTCTGCTCGGGTCGGAGCAATAGTGACGCGCCACGCGCATGAGAGTGGCGAGGAACATCGCACAAAGCTCAACCGAGAACTTTGGGAAGTCGTTTTACCCGAGATTGTACTGGAGTAAACAACATTGCCTCAAAGGTATTCTTTGCCTCGGAATTTGTTTTGATGCGAGCTATGCTGATTTCATGAATTTCGCGTTCTACGACCTTGAAACAACCGGCATCTCACCCGCTGTCGCGTTGCCGTTAAATCGGCTCTGCCTCACTTTGTGTGGCGCAACTATCCTGAAACTGGAAAATTCAGGAGGGATAGTCGTGAGTTCGAAGAAGCACTGGTCGCCCGGGAGCGATGTTGCCGTTCAAAGCGTTGAGCGAAGTGAATCCGGCGGGTGGATTGTATCTGGCGTCTTGGCACCCAACGGCATTTGCCCAGACTGTGGATTGCATTCACGACGACGTCACGGCTGGCGGCGTCGGCGACTGCAGGATTATCCCGCCCATGGAGATGGGGTTACGGTTGATCTCGCGGTTTGCCGTTGGCGATGTTTGGCGTCCGCTTGCCCGGAGTCATTTCTACCAAAGAATCTCACGGACCAACCTTCACTATTTTAGGGCCTTAGGCCATGGCACAGCCGGACAGCGCCAGGATAGCCGCTACGGGTCATATTTTCACTGACATCATTGGGTCCTTTTTAGATGTATTCTGCGGGCGACAAAGTCAGTGATGCTGACGTACTTAATACTGATTACAGACTGTTCAGATGTAGAGCAGGGAAACGTCCCGATTTACTCAACCCTCTGTGCCGCTTGCTCGATTTTCTCAACGAAAGCGTCCGCGCGAATAAGCCCCGCAACTATGTCATTGCGAAAGACAAAAGCCGGCGTCCCGTTGATCCCCAAGGCAACACCAAGCTGACGGTTTGCACGCAGTTCTGCCGATATATCGGGATTCTGGCCGTGCTCTTTCAACGCCCCAAAGTCGAAACCAAGCTCGTCGATTACGCTTTCAACCAAATCCTCATCTAGCCGTTCGGGATGCAACATCAGAGCTCTGTGATAGCTGACATAGGCTTCATCGCCTTCACTCTGCCTCAATGCCATACCGACCCTTGCAGCCAGTTCAGACGCAGCACCAAGAATGGGAAACTCTTTGAGAACCACGGTAATGTCATCACGGCCATCCAGAGCGCGATCTACCTCACCGAGAGCCTGCTTGCAGAAACCACAAGCGTAATCAAAAAATTCGACCGCAACATAATCACCATTGGGAGACCCAATGCGTGGCGCTTGGCTATTGAACAGTTCAGAGGCGTACTGCTCGATCATCGCCTGCTTAGCCGCTTCCGCCTCTTGTTCTTCCAACTCCTGGATCCTCGCAAAAACCTCCAGAAACACATTCGGGTTATCCAGAAGATAGGCTCTGACCGCCGCTCCAAACTCTTCGGAGTAAGGCTTAGGCTCGGCCTGCGCCGCAGGTCCTACCAATGCGACACAAGCCGCAAAGCAAAAGAATTTTCCGTATTTCATGAACCGCCACCAAAAGTAAGAATTGAAGCGATAAATTCGCTTACGATGCCCTCCACACCTAGCACAAGCAAATTCGATGGGCTACAAAAAGAGAACAAAAAAAGGGCAGGCCATGGCAAATTCCGCAAAAAATCGTTCGACGCAATTCGTTCGCGGCGGACAGACGACCCAGCATTGGGTCAGAATGGCCACGCAGGTTCTGCGCTCGTCGTTGTTCGTGACCCTGGCAGTCTTTATCGTCATTTACGCGGCACTCGTATACCGGAATTACGAAATCAAGCACGTGCGCGAAACCGCCGCTACATGGGTGGCAGACTTTAACATTAAGCTCGGCCGAGGTGACAAGATTGTCAGCTACCTCGACCACAAAAACCATCGCCAGGTTCGCACATCCTCGGAGATCGCAGAAGACCCGCGTCTAAGCGCGCTATCACAACGCTACAACGATAACGCTGTCCGCTTTGCGGTCATAGCAGGTGTGCTGGCCCTGCTTGGGTTCGCAGTCTCCCTGTTTGTATTCATCTTCGTCGGGAACTCCCTGGCACAGAAGGAACATGTTCGAGGTACTCGGCTCATAGACCGCGACGACCTTGTGAAATGGTCGAAGCACAAGTGGAAAACCTATTTCAAGAATTTTGGCCGTGATGCCAAAACAGGGCCCCAATACACAATCGGCGGCATCCCCTTTCCCCCGAACGCAGTCGAAGCACAGACGGGTATTTTCGGGACGGTGGGCGTCGGCAAAACCAACGCCATGAAAGAACTGCTAAAGACGATCCGAGCCAACAATGGACGCGCCATCATCTACGACCGCATGGGCTCGTTGGTGCGCGACTTCTATGATCCCGAAACTGACATCATCATCAACCCTTTTGATGAGCGATCCAAAATCTGGTCGCCCTTTTTCGAGGCCAAAGACCCCGCCGCGATTGCCCAGCTGGCAGAGGTCCTGATACCACAACGCCCTGGCAGCAACGATCCGTTCTGGTCGCAGACAGCGCGGCTTGTCTTCGAATACGCCGCACGCTCTTTGATCAAGCGCAAAACCCAGACCAACGCGCAGCTGCGCCGCGCGATCATGACCATGTCGGCGCAAGAGCTGTCCAACCTGATCGCAGGGACACCAGGTGGCCACTTCTTCGGCGAGCATGTCGAAAAGACCTCCGCCTCGATCCGCGCCAATATGATTGCCGAGCTGCGCTTTTTGGAATTCTTGCGCGATGACGGCGACCCCGTCTCGATCAAGGATTGGGTTATCAGCGACAAGCCCGGCTTTGTGTTCCTAAGCGGGGATGCCGAACATTCGGCCGCCACCCGCAACATCATCAGTGCGTGTCTGGAAGTGGCGGCCAATGCGCTGATGACCTGCGAGGAACAGCGCGACCCTTCGCTGTGGTTTTTCATCGACGAAGTCCCGACGCTCAACAAGCTTCCCTTTCTGACTGCAAAGCTTGCCGAAATCCGGCAATTCGGCGGAGCCTTCGTTCTGGGCTATCAGGTGTTTTCACAGCTCGAAGACATCTATGGAGAGAAAGGCGCCCAAACGATTGCGGGCAATCTCAACAACCGCATCGTCTTCAACACCCCTGATGCGCGCACAGCCAAGCTATTTTCGGAAAGCCTTGGCTTTGAAGATGTCATCGAGCACCGAGAGAACCTCAGCTTTGGTGCGCATGAAACCCGAGACGGTGTCAATGTCGTCAGCCAGCGTGTGGAACGCCCGATCGTCACCGCCTCCGAGATCCAGTCTTTGCCCCAGTTCGAAGCCTATATCCGCTTTGCCTATGACAGCCCGACTGCCCAGATTACTTTCGGGCCAATCGATGTGGAGCCATGCGCGGAGAAATTCATCAAATATACTGGCACCGGCTTTGATCTCGACAGCATGGATGCGAACGCGCCTGTGCCAGAGGGCGAAATGCAATCAATAGCGCAACAAAACGCGCCGGAATTGCTCGACACCATCAAGCAAGAAAATAAGCGTAAGTTTGCGACATGGACACCGCGCGAGCAATTGACGGCATTTGAAGAGTGGTGGGCCGAAGGCCGCAAGCTGCAATTCGATCCCCAACAGATGAAGTTTGTCCCACAGATTGACGCTGAAAAAGACGACTACATGCTCTGGGAGCATTACTATCGACAACGCCTGCATGGCAATGACATGCCAAGTTATGTCGTCCTTACCTATTATGCTGAAGATATGATGAGCAACACGCCCCGCCCGAAAAACAAGCCTCGGGTGCATATCCCTAAATTAAGAGAGATACGCGAATTGGCGAAAAGGGATATTCCGGCATGCGACGACAATGCCGGCGCTCCCCCTGCCTTTCCCTCGAGCGACGCTGAACAGACGGCGGCAAAGCAGCCCAAAAGCCAGCTCAAGGGTGCCGGCGACCGGGCAGATGCCGCCCCGGAACTCGGGGGCATGCGCGATATGATTCAAGCTGCCGCGCCCAGCAAGTAACCCAGCCATTCGAAATTCAAACAGTCCACAAGCAAAGGTGCCTCCTTATGCTGTCAGTCAGCAATGTCTCCGCTGGTGCCGCTGCCAGCGGCTATTACAAAGCCGAAGGGTATTATATCGCGGGCAGTCCCGAAGCCGAGGCGGCCGCCAGCTGGTTTGGCAAAGCCGCCGAAACATTGGCTGAGAAAGGCCAGAGTGTTTTCGGGGGGCGCGTCGATGACCCCACATTCGCCGAAATGCTTGAAGGCCATGCCCCGCCCGCACAGAAGGATATCTCTGGCGCCTGGCGCGAGGGCCAGACCATGGGGCGCTATGTGGATGGAGAACGGCAGCATCGACCCGGCATTGATCTGACGTTCTCGGCGCCGAAGACTGTCTCGATCATGGCACTGGTCGCCGGCGATGAACGTGTCGTGGCCGCGCATGATGCGGCGGTGAAAGAAGCGATGTCGATTGTCGAAACGCGCTTCGTCTATACCCGCCGTGAAGAGAATGGCGAGATCGTCCACAAAAAGGGCGAGATGATCGCGGGGCTGTTTCGCCATGACACGTCGCGCGCGATGGACCCGCAATTGCACACGCATGCCGTGATCCAGAACATGGTTCTCGGATCTGATGGGAAATGGACCGCGCTGACCAACGAAGAGATCTACAACAACAAGATGCTGATTGGCGCGCTCTATCGCAGTGCTTTGGCCGAGAACCTGATCGAGCTTGGCTATGAGGTATCGCGCAACGGCAAACATGCGATCCCCGAAATTTCCGCTGTGCCCGAGCACGCTGTCGCCGCGTGGTCGAAGCGGCGCGAAGAGATTGAACAAGCTCTGTCCGCACGCGGCAAGGAGACACCCGATGCTATCGACAGCGCTCTGGCCACATTGGCCACGCGGCGCAACAAGCAGAGCGGTGTTGATCGTGACGAGTTGAAACAGGCCTGGCTTGATGAAGCCGGGAAGATGGGCTTTGGAAAAGACCAGCTTGATCGGATCGTTCAGGCCGCGTCGCGTGACAAGGCGCTAAGGCTGCCGGGGCAAACGCGAGACGGGCAAGTGATCGAAAGCCCCGATCAGCGTGCGCTGGCTGCCGTCGAATTTGCGATCAAACATATCAGCGAGCGCGATGCGGTTTACTCACGAGACGATATCATCCGCACAGCGCTCGGCCGCAATGGCGCGGCTCCGCTGCCGGCCTTGGAAAAAGCGATCGCCGCGAAGGAGAAGGAAGGCAGGCTTGTACCTGTCGATGTCGAAATTCGCGATCACAAGCATCAAGCAGAATCGTTCCGGCCTGGCGACGGCTTTACCGGGCGGCTGATCGGCCATGGCGAGTTGCCTTATGAATACAAGCCAGGCAACCGCATGAGCTATTACGTCACGATCCAGAACAGCTCGGGAACGCATACCTTGTGGGGTGCGGGCCTGAAGCAGGAAATGCAACGCACGATGTATCGGTCTGGCACAATGGTACATCTGGCCGTGACAGGCTCCCGGGAGGTCACGATCACCGACGACAGTACTGGCGTAACCAGAACAGTGCAGCGCAATCTGTGGTCCGCCAATCAGGTCGATGCCACGCCTGCCCAAGGTAAAGGCTTTGCGACCAAAACGGTGCGAATGTATTCTGACGACACGACGATCGCAAACGAGAAGGCCGTGCTGACAGCGTTTCAGCAAGGCAAGCGGCAGGGTGGCGTTAATCTTCGTGCGAGATATAGTGTCACTGGTGTAGTTAAGGCATCACCGGAAGCATATCTCGAACATACCCTTAGAAAAACCAGTTTGACCGACGGCCAGAAAGAAGCTGTGAAGCTGGGCCTGTCTGAGAAGGGTCGATACGTTGGCGTGCAGGGCTATGCGGGGACGGGCAAAACCTACATGCTGGCCACATTGGCGCGCTATGCCGAGAAATCCGGCTATACGGTTGAAGGCGCCGCGCCCACCAACAAAGCCGCCCAAGAGTTGCAAGAGGCCATTCCCAATGCGAGCACAGTCGCCCGCCGCTTGATGATGATGGAAGACCCGCAAGCCCGCAGGCAGAGCAAGGCAAAAACCATCCTCGTGGTCGATGAGGCTGGCATGATGTCCACGCAAGATATGAAAGCATTGATGACCCACGCCAATAAGGCAGGCTATGCGCGCGTGGTCATGGTGGGCGACATCAAACAGCTCGACGCAGTCGCCGCAGGCAGCCCCTTTGCCCAGCTCCAAAAGGCCGGCATGCCAACGGCTGTCATGGCCGACATCCAACGCCAACGCGACACCCCTGCGCTACACGCCGCGGTTCTGCACTCCATTCGCGGCGAAATCCACCAGGCCTTTACCAAGCTGCAAGGCATTGAGACACCCGACCGCGAGTACAAAGAAAGCGTAGCCGACACTCTCGCCAGAAAATGGCTGGCACATTCGCCGGACGAGCGTGAGCAGACCGGGATCGTTGTGCTGACCAATAGAATGCGCGCTGCGGTCAATACAAAGATCAGAGCAACGCTCAAGGCCGAGGGAGGGTTAGGTCAGCAAGATGTTGAGGCGCGCGGCCTCAGCCCGCTCAATCTCAGTGATGCGGAAAAACGCGACGCCCAAAGCTATACCCGCGGCGATATTATCGTCCCCTTCGCAAAGGCCGGCGTGCTTGAACTCAACAGGCCTTATGTCGTCACTGATACCCACCAGCGCTATAATACGTTGACACTGACCCCCGAGCAGGGCGGTGACGCCGTGACCGTCCGGCTGGGGCATGGCAAGAACATCATCAAAAACACCGCAGCCTATGAGACGGAGCCGCGCGAATTCGCTACGGGTGATAAAGTCAAAGCCACCATCGCCGATAAGGAAACCGGCATCATCAACGGCGCTCGAATGAGCGTCAAAAGGATTGGCAGAGACGAAATCGAGCTGCAAGCGGAGGGCCGGGAGCCTGTCCGGCTGCCCATAGATAGCCCCGCCGCGCGCGGATTGCAGCATATCTACGCGGCCACAGCGCATGATTTCCAGGGTGCTACGGTCAACAATATCCTCGTCGGCATGACGGCAAACGAACGCCTGAGCGACCAGAAATCCTTTTATGTGGACATCTCACGGGCTCGAAATAGCGCGATTCTGGTTACAGATGACCCCGCCAAACTGGCTGACAGGATCGAAAAAAACACCGGTGAGCGCTCAACGGCGCTCGATGCATTGAAGCTCAGGATGGATAATGACGACAAGGATAAGGCGCTTGAGCAAGGCAAACAGCACGATCAGCACAAGCAATACGACATAAGTGGACACACCAAAGACCCCGAATTTGAAAACTTCGCCAAGCAGCTGAAGATCAAACAGGATCGGTTTGACGCCGAATTGCAGCGGATCCAAGACCGCATAAACGATAACCAGAAACAGAAAATCAAGGAAGGTCCCACCAGATGAGAAGTGCCAATGTCGATACTGAGCGCCCTAGAATGGTCCTCGGGGATGACGCGATCGAGCTTGCAAAGTCAGCCGGTGACGCGCAAGCAGGCATCACATCACGGGATTTGGATCGTGGAATTGTTGCGCTCAAGACAGAGCTCAGAGAGACGAAAGCGGCGCTGAAGCAGGCGCAAGACACCCTCTCGGAGCTGTTGCATCGTTTCGACAAAACCGAAGAATTGCGTGTCCGAAGTGACTGTGGCCACCTGATGTTGCATGGTCAAATCCATCGAGAACTGAAGGGAATTCTTGGGTTAGTCGGGCTTTTGGTTTCAGCAAAAAGCTCCGATGAAATGCGCGAAGGTGACTTCGATGCCGCGATGAGAGTGGTCGAGGATCTTGTCGCCGAGACGCGCAACACACTCGCCTTTTGGCGTGCCCGTGAGGGGTTGGAGATGCCCGAATATGACCGCCAGAAGATGCAAGAGGAACATGAGAGACTGCTCGCCGAGGCACGCATGATCAATGCCCGCGCCCTTGCCCAGCAGCAGCAAAAAGAGTCAAGACAGCAGGAAATGGAACGGTGATGCGGCGCGACAACATACTATATATAGTATGTCAGGCTGTGCCATTTTATGGCTTTCGCCAGCCACAAAGTGGCACGGACATCTCGCGGACAAGATAACACTATGAAATATAATCTAAAATATAATATCTCAGCGATATTGGCTTACAATTGTTTAAAAAGCATTGCAAAGCAATGCCTTACCAACGTTTGCAGCTTGCTGCGTCAGGTGTGCTCCCTCTCAGGAGCAAGAAACAATATGTTGATTTGCTCCTCTCGCGCCATAGGCCGCGTCTCGCTCGCCAACGCAGGCGGATGCCTGCTCATTATCTCCCTCACCCTGAGCCCCCAAAAGGGCGAAGCCACTTCCTCGACATGGTCCCAAACCAGCTCACCCTGGAATGCCGCGCGCCCTTCCCCAAATCCACCCGCAACACGCCGGGCCCCGCCAGCAGGATCTTCGTTCCAAACATCGACCATGTCCACATTCGACACCCCGGCCCCGGCAAACCCGCAAAAGGCGCGGTCTTCTATCAACCTCCCCCCAAACGCTTCACAGCTTGCCCAGCTGCGCGCCCTCATCGCAGCCGCCGAAGCCGGATCCGCAGACTATAACGCTGTCCAGTATCAAGCCCGCTTCCTACCCCCCAAAAAACCCACACAGATGACCATCGCCGAAATCTTCGCATGGATTGAGGCAACCCCAGGCCAGCATCACGCAATCGGGCGCTATCAGATCATCCCCGCGACCCTCGCTGGCCTTGTCCGAAATAGCGGCATCAGCAGCACTACTCCCTTCACTCCCGACACACAGGACCTATTCGCCAATATGCTGATCGAAGAGGCCGGATATCATCGCTTCCGTAGAGGCCAGATCAGCCGCGCAGCCTTCATGGATAATCTCGCCGCAATCTGGGCCGGCTTCCCCCTGCCCAACGGCCAAAGCCGCTATCAAGGCATTGCAGGCAACAAGGCCACAATCACAAGAGAAGCCTTCGAGAATGCAATGGAAAAGATATTCCCCACGCAGCAGGCCCAAAATACCCCTGAAAGCCCCTCAGCTCCCCACTGAGGGGCCAGGTCTCCCCCGCAGGGCTGCGCCTCCTGCAGCGCCCCAATAGTTACCCTCTATCGCGCCTGAAGAAACCACGCGCGCACAGATAGGCACCGCCAGCCCCCCGAATGCCCCCGCAGAGCGCAGAAGGCGCGCTCACACTGCCAGGTCGCGCAAAATCGCACCTGGACACAAGGCAGAGCAGAAGGGCGCGCTCAGCGGTCCGTTTTGGCAGCCGTCCAATCACCCAACAAACCAACCCTCCGACGTTCCTATGCTCCGACGTTCCTATGCTCCGACGTTCCAATGCTCCAACGGCCCTATCTTCCATGGGTTCAACTATCCGACTGCCCAATGTTCCAACGGACCGACACTCCAATTGCCCAATCTACCTACTGTCCAACGGCCCATCCCCCCCACTCTCCACTGTTCCGACCTTTCAACTAACCAATAACCCAATGGTCCTATCTTCCTATCATCCAATCCACCGACGTACCGATTTTCCACAGGTCCAATCCTCCTATGTCCTTATGCTCCGACGTCCCGCCTTTCCGATATTCCGAGTCTCCAATGCTCCATTTGTACAATCTTCCAATCTTCCGACTTTCCAATTGACTTGCCCGCCAAGACAGCCCTATCTCCCCACATACATAGAGACAGGGACACATAACCCCATGAAATTGATAACCGCCTACAGCCACAAAGGCGGAACAGGCAAAACGACCGCCCTTATGATGCTCGCCTCGGCTATAGATGCACAGGGCAAATCCGCGCTCTTGATTGACAGCGACCCCCACCAATCATTTGCAGCCTACCGAAACCACAGTGTTTGCGCACTAACGCGAGCGTGGAGCGAACGCTTTGATGTGGTTTACTATCCCTATGACAAAGTTGATGCTTTGACGCTTGAAGGCAATCTTCTCAACGCCAATGATACCGGCAGGTATGATTACTGCCTGATCAACCTCCCGGGTGTCGATCACCCTTTCAACCGCTGCGCCTTACAATACGCGGAGGTTACTCTCATTCCTTTTGCCCCATCCGCCCTGGATTTGATGGAAGTGCCCCCCGCCTTGGACGTGATCCGCCAGCTCTCCAAAGAGGGAAGGGTGGGCGAAGCCAGAGTTTTATTTACGCGCATGAAATCTGAGACCAGGCGAACAGCAGCCAATAACAGGGATATTGACGCCGTTCTTCAAAACTTCCCGGTGCTTCAGACGCAAATCAAAGACACTGCCATCATCGCGGATCTTGTCATGCGCGGCCTACTTGGGCGAACGCTGGCTTATTATGAGGATCATGCTGTCGGCTTGGAAAAGGCTGAAATCCCCAGGTTAAAGACAGCGCTACAAGATTGCCGCGATCTACTTACCGAGATCAATGCTATAATCGATGAGGCGGAAAAATGATCAACAAAGGTTTACGCGCGCGCAGCCCCCTGGATTTCAAAAAACCGGACCCTGAAGCCGAAACGGTCAGCCACGCGGCATCTCCAGCCGATCCTGTACGGCCGATCGCACCGGCCTCTTCTTCGCCGCGCCCCTCCGAAACCCAAGTGCCCCCCCAAAAGCCACCCCTCCCGAAAAGCCCCGCGCAGACCGATAAACCCGGCCTGTCACGACGCGTCGATTTGAGGCTCGACATTGACGCAGATGTCTTGGCGACATTTGAGGCCCAAGTTGCGGATATGCCCGCAAAGCTGCGCAAGCACGTCAAAGCGACGATCGCGAAATCCTTTGCAAAAACCATCAAGGCTGACTGGAAACCTAACACAGGAAAGTCTCGCAACCAGCGTCCTTACCGCATCGTTTTAAGCTTGAGCGCAGACGTGATAGACCAAATCCTCCACACGCATCGCAATCATTCCCTCGAACCGGAGACGCTTGTTCTGACCCGATACTTATCTCCAAAGTTCAGTGATTACATCAAGCTGTCACAGCGAGCCGAATGACCGCCGCGCAGCGGCTCAGGCGCTGAAAGCGCCGGTCTGTCGAGGGGCGGGGGGGGTTCCACCCGGCCCCGCGACAGACACCAAAACCCGCCCGGTCATGTACTGTGCTTGCCCCAAGCAAAACCCGCCCATTTCGGGGCGGGCAAATCATCGCCTTGGCGGCTTTGGTGGGGGCTGTTGTCCAGCCCCTCACCGTTGGCTCATTCTGCAGCGATAGCGTGTTGCTGCTCGTACTGCGCCGCAAAGATAAAATCGGCGGCTTTCTGGGCTTCGGCGGCGGCTTTGAAGATCAGACGCTTGTCATCTTGCAAGGCGCGCAATTATCGTGAGGACGGCATAATGCGGAGGACGTCCGACAAGCCCCTTGTTTCTCGGTACTTCCCGCATTTTTCCTCCGCATTATCTTTGATGCGCGTCAGAGTGTGTCCAACCAGTCGAGCACGCTCTCGTCGCGCCGCCACGATGGCGGACTATCGGTCTTTGGTCTTTCGACCCGCTCTAGCGCCTTGCGTTTGGTCTCCAAGTTGGCCTGGGCGTAGTGGTTTGTGGTCTCGAGGCTGACATGACCCAGCCAGCTGCGGATCACCGTGACGTCCACGCCGGCGGCGACCAGGTGCACGGCTGTTGCGTGCCGGAAGCTGTGTGGCGTCACTTGTTTTGCCACCAAGGTTGGCACGGTCTTCTCAGCCGCCCGGACATATTCCGCAAGCTTGAACCGCACGCCGGAGGCGCTCAGCGGTTTGCCATAGCGGTTCACGAAGAGTGGCGCATCGACCGGCCTCGGTGTTCGCTCAAGCAGCGACTTCAGCAAGGCGACCGTCTCCGGCCAAAGCGGGCTGATCCGTTCTTTACGGCCTTTCCCGTACAATCGCACGCAGGCCGGAGCATCGAACCTGATCGCCTGGGGGCAAAGGTCGAGCGCTTCCTGGATACGCGCGCCAGTATTGTATAGAACCGACAGCAAGGTATGGTCTCGCTGGCCGATCAACGTGGACTGGTCGGGTTGCGCCAGGATCGCCTGCACCTCTTCGGGTTCAAGGTAGTCTGGCGCGCGGATCGGCGCTTTTTTCGTCGGCACGTTCAAAACCTCCGCGCATTGCGCCATGAGCTGCGGTTCGCGTGTCGCCACGAAGCCAAAGAAGCCGCGCAGGGCCGCAAGACGGCAGTTCCGGGTACCGATGGTGTCACCGCGTTCGATCTCAAGATATTGCAGGAAGGCGATGACCTCTGCCGCGGTCAATTCGCTCAGCGCCAGACGAACAACCGGCTTGCCACGCCGGTCCGCGACAAAAC comes from Roseinatronobacter monicus and encodes:
- a CDS encoding type IV secretion system DNA-binding domain-containing protein translates to MGYKKRTKKGQAMANSAKNRSTQFVRGGQTTQHWVRMATQVLRSSLFVTLAVFIVIYAALVYRNYEIKHVRETAATWVADFNIKLGRGDKIVSYLDHKNHRQVRTSSEIAEDPRLSALSQRYNDNAVRFAVIAGVLALLGFAVSLFVFIFVGNSLAQKEHVRGTRLIDRDDLVKWSKHKWKTYFKNFGRDAKTGPQYTIGGIPFPPNAVEAQTGIFGTVGVGKTNAMKELLKTIRANNGRAIIYDRMGSLVRDFYDPETDIIINPFDERSKIWSPFFEAKDPAAIAQLAEVLIPQRPGSNDPFWSQTARLVFEYAARSLIKRKTQTNAQLRRAIMTMSAQELSNLIAGTPGGHFFGEHVEKTSASIRANMIAELRFLEFLRDDGDPVSIKDWVISDKPGFVFLSGDAEHSAATRNIISACLEVAANALMTCEEQRDPSLWFFIDEVPTLNKLPFLTAKLAEIRQFGGAFVLGYQVFSQLEDIYGEKGAQTIAGNLNNRIVFNTPDARTAKLFSESLGFEDVIEHRENLSFGAHETRDGVNVVSQRVERPIVTASEIQSLPQFEAYIRFAYDSPTAQITFGPIDVEPCAEKFIKYTGTGFDLDSMDANAPVPEGEMQSIAQQNAPELLDTIKQENKRKFATWTPREQLTAFEEWWAEGRKLQFDPQQMKFVPQIDAEKDDYMLWEHYYRQRLHGNDMPSYVVLTYYAEDMMSNTPRPKNKPRVHIPKLREIRELAKRDIPACDDNAGAPPAFPSSDAEQTAAKQPKSQLKGAGDRADAAPELGGMRDMIQAAAPSK
- a CDS encoding transposase family protein, whose product is MNFAFYDLETTGISPAVALPLNRLCLTLCGATILKLENSGGIVVSSKKHWSPGSDVAVQSVERSESGGWIVSGVLAPNGICPDCGLHSRRRHGWRRRRLQDYPAHGDGVTVDLAVCRWRCLASACPESFLPKNLTDQPSLF
- the mobF gene encoding MobF family relaxase, producing MLSVSNVSAGAAASGYYKAEGYYIAGSPEAEAAASWFGKAAETLAEKGQSVFGGRVDDPTFAEMLEGHAPPAQKDISGAWREGQTMGRYVDGERQHRPGIDLTFSAPKTVSIMALVAGDERVVAAHDAAVKEAMSIVETRFVYTRREENGEIVHKKGEMIAGLFRHDTSRAMDPQLHTHAVIQNMVLGSDGKWTALTNEEIYNNKMLIGALYRSALAENLIELGYEVSRNGKHAIPEISAVPEHAVAAWSKRREEIEQALSARGKETPDAIDSALATLATRRNKQSGVDRDELKQAWLDEAGKMGFGKDQLDRIVQAASRDKALRLPGQTRDGQVIESPDQRALAAVEFAIKHISERDAVYSRDDIIRTALGRNGAAPLPALEKAIAAKEKEGRLVPVDVEIRDHKHQAESFRPGDGFTGRLIGHGELPYEYKPGNRMSYYVTIQNSSGTHTLWGAGLKQEMQRTMYRSGTMVHLAVTGSREVTITDDSTGVTRTVQRNLWSANQVDATPAQGKGFATKTVRMYSDDTTIANEKAVLTAFQQGKRQGGVNLRARYSVTGVVKASPEAYLEHTLRKTSLTDGQKEAVKLGLSEKGRYVGVQGYAGTGKTYMLATLARYAEKSGYTVEGAAPTNKAAQELQEAIPNASTVARRLMMMEDPQARRQSKAKTILVVDEAGMMSTQDMKALMTHANKAGYARVVMVGDIKQLDAVAAGSPFAQLQKAGMPTAVMADIQRQRDTPALHAAVLHSIRGEIHQAFTKLQGIETPDREYKESVADTLARKWLAHSPDEREQTGIVVLTNRMRAAVNTKIRATLKAEGGLGQQDVEARGLSPLNLSDAEKRDAQSYTRGDIIVPFAKAGVLELNRPYVVTDTHQRYNTLTLTPEQGGDAVTVRLGHGKNIIKNTAAYETEPREFATGDKVKATIADKETGIINGARMSVKRIGRDEIELQAEGREPVRLPIDSPAARGLQHIYAATAHDFQGATVNNILVGMTANERLSDQKSFYVDISRARNSAILVTDDPAKLADRIEKNTGERSTALDALKLRMDNDDKDKALEQGKQHDQHKQYDISGHTKDPEFENFAKQLKIKQDRFDAELQRIQDRINDNQKQKIKEGPTR
- a CDS encoding DsbA family protein, encoding MKYGKFFCFAACVALVGPAAQAEPKPYSEEFGAAVRAYLLDNPNVFLEVFARIQELEEQEAEAAKQAMIEQYASELFNSQAPRIGSPNGDYVAVEFFDYACGFCKQALGEVDRALDGRDDITVVLKEFPILGAASELAARVGMALRQSEGDEAYVSYHRALMLHPERLDEDLVESVIDELGFDFGALKEHGQNPDISAELRANRQLGVALGINGTPAFVFRNDIVAGLIRADAFVEKIEQAAQRVE